From Macaca fascicularis isolate 582-1 chromosome 14, T2T-MFA8v1.1, a single genomic window includes:
- the EEF1G gene encoding elongation factor 1-gamma isoform X1, translated as MAAGTLYTYPENWRAFKALIAAQYSGAQVRVLSAPPHFHFGQTNRTPEFLRKFPAGKVPAFEGDDGFCVFESNAIAYYVSNEELRGSTPEAAAQVVQWVSFADSDIVPPASTWVFPTLGIMHHNKQATENAKEEVRRILGLLDAHLKTRTFLVGERVTLADITVVCTLLWLYKQVLEPSFRQAFPNTNRWFLTCINQPQFRAVLGEVKLCEKMAQFDAKKFAETQPKKDTPRKEKGSREEKQKPQAERKEEKKAAAPAPEEEMDECEQALAAEPKAKDPFAHLPKSTFVLDEFKRKYSNEDTLSVALPYFWEHFDKDGWSLWYSEYRFPEELTQTFMSCNLITGMFQRLDKLRKNAFASVILFGTNNSSSISGVWVFRGQELAFPLSPDWQVDYESYTWRKLDPGSEETQTLVREYFSWEGAFQHVGKAFNQGKIFK; from the exons ATGGCGGCTGGG aCCCTGTATACGTATCCTGAAAACTGGAGGGCCTTCAAGGCTCTCATCGCTGCTCAATACAGCGGGGCTCAGGTCCGCGTGCTCTCCGCACCACCCCACTTCCATTTTGGCCAAACCAACCGCACCCCTGAATTTCTCCGCAAATTTCCTGCCGGCAAG GTTCCAGCATTTGAGGGTGACGATGGATTCTGTGTGTTTGAGAGCAACGCCATTGCCTACTATG TGAGCAATGAGGAGCTGCGGGGAAGTACTCCAGAGGCAGCAGCCCAGGTGGTGCAGTGGGTGAGCTTTGCTGATTCCGACATAGTGCCCCCAGCCAGTACCTGGGTATTCCCCACCTTGGGCATCATGCACCACAACAAACAG GCCACTGAGAATGCAAAGGAGGAAGTGAGGCGAATTCTGGGGCTGCTGGATGCTCACTTGAAGACGAGGACTTTTCTGGTGGGCGAACGAGTGACATTGGCTGACATCACAGTTGTCTGCACCCTGTTGTGGCTCTATAAGCAG GTCCTAGAGCCTTCTTTCCGCCAGGCCTTTCCCAATACCAACCGCTGGTTCCTCACCTGCATTAATCAGCCCCAGTTCCGGGCTGTCTTGGGGGAAGTGAAGCTATGTGAGAAGATGGCCCAGTTTGATG CTAAAAAGTTTGCAGAGACCCAGCCTAAAAAAGATACACCACGGAAAGAGAAGGGTTCACGGGAAGAGAAGCAGAAGCCCCAGGCTGAgcggaaggaggagaaaaaggcgGCTGCCCCTGCTCCGGAGGAGGAGATGGATGAATGTGAGCAGGCGCTGGCTGCTGAGCCCAAGGCCAAGGACCCCTTTGCTCACTTGCCCAAGAG TACCTTTGTGTTGGATGAATTTAAGCGCAAGTACTCCAATGAGGACACACTCTCTGTGGCACTGCCATATTTCTGGGAACACTTTGATAAGGACGGCTGGTCCCTGTGGTACTCAGAGTATCGCTTCCCTGAAGAACTCACTCAGACCTTCATGAGCTGCAATCTCATCACTG GAATGTTCCAGCGACTGGACAAGCTGAGGAAGAATGCCTTCGCCAGTGTCATCCTCTTTGGAACCAACAATAGCAGCTCCATTTCTGGAGTCTGGGTCTTCCGAGGCCAGGAGCTTGCCTTTCCG CTGAGTCCAGATTGGCAGGTGGACTACGAGTCATACACATGGCGGAAACTGGATCCTGGCAGCGAGGAGACCCAGACGCTGGTTCGAGAGTACTTTTCCTGGGAGGGGGCCTTCCAGCATGTGGGCAAAGCCTTCAATCAGGGCAAGATCTTCAAGTGA
- the EEF1G gene encoding elongation factor 1-gamma isoform X2, whose translation MHHNKQATENAKEEVRRILGLLDAHLKTRTFLVGERVTLADITVVCTLLWLYKQVLEPSFRQAFPNTNRWFLTCINQPQFRAVLGEVKLCEKMAQFDAKKFAETQPKKDTPRKEKGSREEKQKPQAERKEEKKAAAPAPEEEMDECEQALAAEPKAKDPFAHLPKSTFVLDEFKRKYSNEDTLSVALPYFWEHFDKDGWSLWYSEYRFPEELTQTFMSCNLITGMFQRLDKLRKNAFASVILFGTNNSSSISGVWVFRGQELAFPLSPDWQVDYESYTWRKLDPGSEETQTLVREYFSWEGAFQHVGKAFNQGKIFK comes from the exons ATGCACCACAACAAACAG GCCACTGAGAATGCAAAGGAGGAAGTGAGGCGAATTCTGGGGCTGCTGGATGCTCACTTGAAGACGAGGACTTTTCTGGTGGGCGAACGAGTGACATTGGCTGACATCACAGTTGTCTGCACCCTGTTGTGGCTCTATAAGCAG GTCCTAGAGCCTTCTTTCCGCCAGGCCTTTCCCAATACCAACCGCTGGTTCCTCACCTGCATTAATCAGCCCCAGTTCCGGGCTGTCTTGGGGGAAGTGAAGCTATGTGAGAAGATGGCCCAGTTTGATG CTAAAAAGTTTGCAGAGACCCAGCCTAAAAAAGATACACCACGGAAAGAGAAGGGTTCACGGGAAGAGAAGCAGAAGCCCCAGGCTGAgcggaaggaggagaaaaaggcgGCTGCCCCTGCTCCGGAGGAGGAGATGGATGAATGTGAGCAGGCGCTGGCTGCTGAGCCCAAGGCCAAGGACCCCTTTGCTCACTTGCCCAAGAG TACCTTTGTGTTGGATGAATTTAAGCGCAAGTACTCCAATGAGGACACACTCTCTGTGGCACTGCCATATTTCTGGGAACACTTTGATAAGGACGGCTGGTCCCTGTGGTACTCAGAGTATCGCTTCCCTGAAGAACTCACTCAGACCTTCATGAGCTGCAATCTCATCACTG GAATGTTCCAGCGACTGGACAAGCTGAGGAAGAATGCCTTCGCCAGTGTCATCCTCTTTGGAACCAACAATAGCAGCTCCATTTCTGGAGTCTGGGTCTTCCGAGGCCAGGAGCTTGCCTTTCCG CTGAGTCCAGATTGGCAGGTGGACTACGAGTCATACACATGGCGGAAACTGGATCCTGGCAGCGAGGAGACCCAGACGCTGGTTCGAGAGTACTTTTCCTGGGAGGGGGCCTTCCAGCATGTGGGCAAAGCCTTCAATCAGGGCAAGATCTTCAAGTGA